In a single window of the Mesorhizobium shangrilense genome:
- the der gene encoding ribosome biogenesis GTPase Der yields MSFTAAIIGRPNVGKSTLFNRLVGKKLALVDDTPGVTRDRRKHAAKLYDLEFDVIDTAGFEDSAPETLAGRMRQQTEIAIREADVIFFLVDAKSGLLPDDKTFAEIVRRSGKPVVLVANKAEARGATGGLLEAWELGLGEPIPVSAEHGQGLPDLRDAVVEALGHERAFGSDDEDDDAEAIAENEVLIGEDIDPEADEGPAYDESKPLRIAVVGRPNAGKSTLINTLIGEERLLTGPEAGITRDSISVDWDWRGRRMKLFDTAGMRRKAKVQEKLEKLSVSDGLRAIRFAEVVVIVFDATIPFEKQDLQIADLIIREGRAPVIAFSKWDLIDEPQQALAELREKTERLLPQVRGIRAVPISAETGRGLEKLMEAVVSTHQIWNRRVSTGRLNRWLERILAHHPPPAVAGRRLKIKYVTQAKTRPPGFVVSCSRPDAMPQSYVRYLVNSLREAFDMPGVPIRVALRTSENPFAGRARKRT; encoded by the coding sequence GTGAGCTTCACGGCGGCAATCATAGGTCGACCCAACGTCGGCAAATCGACGCTTTTCAACCGCCTCGTCGGCAAGAAGCTGGCGCTGGTTGACGACACGCCGGGCGTGACGCGCGACCGGCGCAAGCATGCGGCGAAGCTCTACGATCTGGAGTTCGATGTCATAGACACGGCCGGTTTCGAGGACTCTGCGCCCGAGACCCTCGCTGGCCGCATGCGCCAGCAGACCGAGATCGCGATTCGCGAAGCCGACGTCATTTTCTTCCTCGTCGATGCAAAGTCGGGTCTGTTGCCTGACGACAAGACCTTTGCCGAGATCGTGCGGCGTTCGGGGAAGCCGGTCGTGCTGGTCGCCAACAAGGCCGAGGCGCGCGGCGCGACGGGCGGCCTGCTGGAAGCCTGGGAACTCGGGCTCGGCGAGCCGATTCCGGTTTCGGCCGAGCATGGCCAGGGCCTGCCGGATCTCCGCGACGCCGTCGTCGAGGCGCTTGGCCATGAGCGCGCTTTTGGCAGCGACGATGAGGACGACGACGCAGAGGCGATCGCTGAGAACGAGGTTCTGATCGGCGAGGATATCGATCCTGAAGCCGACGAGGGTCCCGCCTATGACGAATCAAAGCCGCTGAGAATTGCGGTCGTCGGCCGCCCGAACGCCGGCAAGTCCACATTGATCAACACGCTGATCGGTGAAGAACGGCTGCTGACCGGACCCGAAGCCGGCATCACCCGCGATTCCATCTCCGTCGACTGGGACTGGCGTGGGCGCCGGATGAAGCTCTTCGACACGGCCGGCATGCGCCGCAAGGCGAAGGTTCAGGAGAAGCTGGAGAAGCTGTCAGTCTCCGACGGGCTGCGCGCGATCCGCTTCGCCGAAGTCGTCGTCATCGTGTTCGACGCGACCATCCCGTTCGAGAAGCAGGACCTGCAGATCGCCGACCTCATCATCCGCGAGGGCAGGGCGCCGGTCATCGCCTTCTCCAAATGGGACCTGATCGACGAGCCGCAGCAGGCGCTCGCCGAGCTGCGCGAGAAGACCGAACGGCTTCTGCCCCAGGTGCGCGGCATTCGTGCCGTGCCGATCTCGGCGGAGACCGGTCGCGGTCTCGAGAAATTGATGGAGGCGGTCGTCTCCACCCACCAGATATGGAACCGTCGCGTCTCTACGGGGCGCCTCAACCGCTGGCTGGAGCGCATTCTCGCCCACCATCCGCCGCCGGCGGTCGCCGGCCGTCGTCTCAAGATCAAGTATGTGACGCAGGCGAAGACCCGTCCGCCGGGCTTCGTCGTGTCCTGCTCGCGGCCGGATGCAATGCCGCAGTCCTATGTCCGCTATCTGGTGAACAGCCTGCGCGAGGCCTTCGACATGCCGGGCGTGCCGATCCGCGTCGCCCTGCGGACATCCGAAAATCCTTTCGCCGGCAGGGCCAGGAAGCGCACGTAG
- a CDS encoding tetratricopeptide repeat protein, translated as MSDDSFIREVNEEIRQDQAKAIWDRYGAMAIALAVLVILATAGYVAYDYWDSSRANASGDRFSQALLLANEGKNDEAVAALKVLEDDGYGAYPLLARMRAATVLADKGDFAGAVAGFDAVAADTSIPVAIRDMAKLRAAFVLVDNGSYQDVATRVEALAVDTNPLRHSAREALALSAWKEGKASDSLKLFEQITADEAAPRNIRERATMMSELIRGSGAAS; from the coding sequence ATGTCGGACGACAGTTTCATCCGCGAGGTCAACGAGGAGATCCGCCAGGATCAGGCGAAGGCGATCTGGGATCGCTATGGCGCCATGGCGATCGCTCTCGCCGTGCTCGTGATCCTGGCGACGGCGGGCTACGTGGCCTACGACTACTGGGATAGCTCGCGCGCCAACGCTTCAGGCGACAGATTCTCCCAGGCGCTTCTGCTCGCCAATGAAGGCAAGAACGACGAGGCGGTCGCCGCGCTCAAGGTTCTCGAGGACGACGGCTATGGCGCCTATCCGTTGCTGGCGCGCATGCGCGCCGCCACGGTGCTTGCCGACAAGGGCGATTTCGCCGGAGCCGTTGCCGGCTTCGATGCTGTGGCGGCGGATACGTCGATCCCGGTCGCCATCCGCGACATGGCGAAGCTTCGCGCGGCTTTCGTGCTGGTCGACAACGGCAGCTACCAAGACGTGGCGACGCGCGTGGAGGCTCTGGCCGTCGACACCAACCCGCTGCGCCACTCGGCGCGCGAGGCGCTGGCGCTTTCGGCCTGGAAGGAGGGCAAGGCCTCCGACTCGCTCAAGCTTTTCGAACAGATCACGGCCGACGAAGCCGCACCGCGAAACATCCGCGAGCGCGCGACGATGATGTCCGAACTGATCCGCGGCTCCGGCGCGGCATCCTGA
- a CDS encoding F0F1 ATP synthase subunit B, whose translation MFVTPGYAQATAPAGGETQGAATGNPASQAQGTEAGAHTEQPEGGSFPPFEPQYFPSQLLWLAITFGLFYLFLKKVVLPRLGGILELRRDRIAQDLDQAARMKSEADAAVAAYEQELAEAKLKANAIGQEARDGAKAEAEAQRKEIEKGLDAKLAESEARIASIKAAAMSEVGSIAEETAAAIVQQLVGGKADKAAVAAAVKTARG comes from the coding sequence ATGTTTGTGACACCCGGGTATGCGCAGGCAACCGCGCCGGCGGGCGGAGAGACGCAGGGAGCCGCGACCGGCAATCCTGCATCGCAGGCCCAAGGTACGGAAGCGGGTGCGCACACCGAACAGCCGGAAGGCGGCTCGTTTCCGCCCTTCGAGCCTCAGTATTTCCCCTCGCAGCTGCTCTGGCTGGCGATCACCTTCGGCCTGTTCTACCTGTTCCTGAAGAAGGTCGTTCTCCCGCGTCTGGGGGGCATCCTGGAGCTGCGGCGCGATCGCATCGCCCAGGATCTCGACCAAGCTGCGCGGATGAAATCCGAGGCGGATGCTGCCGTCGCTGCTTATGAGCAGGAACTCGCCGAGGCGAAGCTCAAGGCCAATGCGATCGGTCAGGAGGCCCGCGACGGCGCCAAGGCGGAAGCCGAGGCGCAGCGCAAGGAAATCGAGAAGGGCCTCGACGCCAAGCTTGCTGAATCCGAGGCGCGCATCGCTTCGATCAAGGCTGCGGCGATGAGCGAGGTTGGTTCGATAGCCGAGGAGACGGCTGCAGCCATCGTCCAGCAGCTGGTCGGCGGCAAGGCCGACAAGGCTGCTGTCGCGGCC
- a CDS encoding AtpZ/AtpI family protein encodes MANSERPNQTGSTEPERKPQSSDRDGDLERRRRQLDAILAEKRPAAEGETDKPKSGGMAGFGNAMKLSSEFIAGILVGAGLGWVIDYWAGTSPWGLIVFLFLGFGAGVLNVLRSAGMVAEADAKAAAGKGGLPPKA; translated from the coding sequence GTGGCCAATAGTGAACGGCCAAATCAGACCGGCAGCACCGAACCCGAAAGGAAGCCGCAATCTTCTGACCGTGACGGCGACCTCGAGCGCCGCCGCCGCCAGCTCGACGCGATTCTGGCAGAGAAGCGGCCGGCCGCCGAGGGCGAGACGGACAAACCCAAATCGGGCGGAATGGCCGGATTTGGAAACGCGATGAAACTGTCGAGCGAGTTCATCGCCGGCATTCTTGTCGGAGCGGGGCTCGGTTGGGTGATCGACTATTGGGCGGGGACTTCGCCCTGGGGGTTGATCGTCTTTCTGTTTCTGGGATTTGGCGCCGGTGTGCTGAATGTCCTGCGGTCGGCCGGAATGGTCGCCGAAGCGGACGCGAAGGCAGCGGCAGGTAAGGGCGGATTGCCGCCCAAGGCTTGA
- a CDS encoding YbfB/YjiJ family MFS transporter yields MLALAAAMGIGRFVYTPILPSMMTQLGLTAGEAGLIASANYLGYLLGALASAGGWAAGRERAIMLSGLGASAVLAATMGLTTSAAAFVAIRFLAGLASAFVMVFAAAIVFGRLAAAGRSDLQSVHFAGVGVGIAISAVMIALLHVASAGWAAAWFWSGAISAAALAGVAVLAERGPPAAAGAPAREPGLPRNRALTSIILAYGLFGFGYIVTATFLVAIVRQNGEGPLFESLVWLVTGVVIVPSIYLWQQVAGRIGLAKAFAAGCAVEAAGVVASVALGGKSGPIIGGALLGGTFVAITALGLQLGRLAAPDAPRRVFALMTASFGFGQIVGPVVAGIAAEATGSYLWPSLAAALALVIGALLVVRAD; encoded by the coding sequence ATGCTCGCCCTGGCGGCGGCCATGGGGATCGGCCGCTTCGTCTACACGCCGATCCTGCCATCCATGATGACGCAGCTCGGCCTGACTGCGGGGGAGGCGGGGCTGATCGCCTCGGCCAACTATCTCGGCTATCTGCTTGGCGCGCTCGCTTCGGCGGGCGGCTGGGCCGCCGGCCGCGAGCGCGCGATCATGCTGTCCGGGCTCGGGGCGAGCGCCGTCCTCGCGGCCACGATGGGGCTGACCACATCGGCCGCGGCGTTCGTCGCCATCCGGTTCCTTGCCGGTCTCGCCAGCGCCTTCGTCATGGTCTTCGCGGCTGCCATCGTCTTCGGGCGGCTGGCCGCCGCCGGCAGGAGTGATCTGCAGAGTGTCCATTTCGCCGGTGTCGGCGTCGGCATAGCGATATCGGCAGTGATGATCGCCTTGCTGCACGTCGCCTCGGCAGGCTGGGCCGCGGCCTGGTTCTGGTCGGGCGCGATCTCGGCTGCAGCACTTGCGGGGGTGGCGGTGCTCGCCGAGCGGGGGCCGCCGGCCGCGGCCGGTGCTCCGGCCCGGGAACCGGGATTGCCGAGGAACCGCGCGCTGACGTCGATCATCCTCGCCTACGGGCTCTTCGGGTTCGGCTACATCGTGACGGCCACCTTCCTCGTCGCCATCGTCAGGCAAAACGGCGAGGGCCCCCTGTTCGAGTCGCTCGTCTGGCTTGTCACCGGTGTGGTCATCGTCCCTTCCATCTACCTCTGGCAGCAGGTCGCGGGGCGCATAGGCCTCGCGAAGGCCTTCGCCGCCGGCTGTGCGGTCGAGGCGGCCGGGGTGGTCGCCAGCGTGGCGCTAGGCGGAAAGTCGGGGCCGATCATCGGCGGTGCGCTGCTCGGCGGCACCTTCGTCGCGATCACCGCGCTCGGGCTCCAGCTTGGTCGGCTGGCCGCCCCCGATGCCCCCCGCCGCGTCTTCGCGCTGATGACCGCCTCCTTCGGTTTCGGTCAGATCGTCGGACCGGTCGTCGCCGGAATTGCTGCCGAGGCGACCGGGAGCTATCTGTGGCCCTCGCTGGCCGCCGCACTCGCACTTGTGATCGGTGCGCTTCTTGTCGTGCGGGCGGATTGA
- the sbmA gene encoding peptide antibiotic transporter SbmA has product MFVSFFPKPKLFFISAAAWSLFAVLFWFFGGEQLGAMFGMPPAPAGQPPVLGVPVFATAPFIWFYIYYAFFVGAFYLFWRFYAPHPWQDWSILGSSLILFSTYISVQLYVAINNWRGPFFDLFQKAITTAGSVSAGELYSLFWIYVWIGMTNIMLFVITRFFVSHYIFRWRTAMNDYYMAHWQRLRHIEGASQRVQEDTMRFAATMEGLGVAFIDSAMTLIAFLPLLAALSAHVPVLPLIGEIPYSLVFAAVGWSIFGTILLMVAGIKLPGLEFKNQRVEAAYRKELVYGEDDPDRARPPTVKELFAHVRKNYFTLYFHYAYFNIIRSGFGQADAIFSSLILIPTIAAGKITMGIWQQIATAFGQVSSSFQYLVSAWPTIIELLSIYKRLRAFEATLDGEPLPDLDRHFLEKQSKGQVELA; this is encoded by the coding sequence GTGTTCGTCTCCTTCTTCCCGAAGCCGAAGCTCTTTTTCATATCCGCTGCGGCCTGGAGCCTCTTCGCCGTCCTCTTCTGGTTCTTCGGCGGCGAACAGCTCGGCGCCATGTTCGGCATGCCGCCGGCGCCGGCCGGGCAGCCGCCAGTGCTCGGCGTGCCCGTCTTCGCGACGGCGCCGTTCATCTGGTTCTACATCTACTATGCGTTCTTCGTCGGCGCCTTCTATCTGTTCTGGCGATTCTATGCCCCGCACCCGTGGCAGGACTGGTCGATCCTGGGCTCGTCGCTCATCCTGTTCTCGACCTACATCTCGGTGCAGCTCTACGTCGCAATCAACAACTGGCGCGGCCCGTTCTTCGACCTCTTCCAGAAGGCGATTACGACCGCCGGCTCGGTCAGCGCCGGGGAACTCTACAGCCTGTTCTGGATCTACGTCTGGATCGGCATGACCAACATCATGCTGTTCGTCATCACGCGCTTCTTCGTCAGCCACTACATCTTCCGCTGGCGCACCGCGATGAACGACTACTACATGGCGCACTGGCAGAGGCTGCGCCACATCGAGGGCGCCTCGCAGCGCGTGCAGGAAGACACCATGCGCTTCGCCGCGACGATGGAGGGGCTGGGCGTCGCCTTCATCGATTCGGCCATGACGCTGATCGCCTTCCTGCCGCTGTTGGCCGCGCTTTCAGCGCACGTGCCGGTGCTGCCGCTGATCGGCGAGATACCTTATTCGCTGGTCTTCGCTGCGGTCGGCTGGTCCATCTTCGGCACGATTCTGCTGATGGTGGCGGGCATCAAGCTGCCGGGCCTCGAATTCAAGAACCAGCGCGTCGAAGCGGCCTACCGCAAGGAACTCGTCTACGGCGAGGACGATCCGGATCGCGCCCGCCCGCCGACCGTGAAGGAGCTCTTCGCGCACGTGCGAAAGAACTACTTCACGCTCTATTTCCACTACGCCTACTTCAACATCATCCGCTCGGGTTTCGGCCAGGCGGACGCCATCTTCTCCAGCCTGATCCTGATCCCGACGATCGCGGCCGGAAAGATCACGATGGGCATCTGGCAGCAGATCGCCACCGCTTTCGGCCAGGTCTCGTCGTCGTTCCAGTATCTTGTCTCGGCCTGGCCGACGATCATCGAGCTGCTGTCGATCTACAAGCGCCTGCGCGCCTTCGAGGCCACCCTGGACGGCGAGCCCCTGCCGGATCTCGACAGGCACTTCCTCGAGAAGCAGAGCAAGGGTCAGGTCGAACTGGCCTGA
- a CDS encoding F0F1 ATP synthase subunit C gives MEVEAAKAIGAGIATLGMGGAGIGLGHIFGNYLAGALRNPSAADGQFGRLIFGFAVTEALGIFSLLVALLLLFT, from the coding sequence ATGGAAGTTGAAGCAGCAAAGGCAATCGGCGCGGGTATCGCCACGCTCGGCATGGGCGGCGCAGGCATCGGTCTCGGCCACATCTTCGGTAACTACCTGGCGGGCGCTCTGCGCAACCCGTCGGCAGCTGACGGCCAATTCGGCCGCCTGATTTTCGGCTTCGCCGTTACCGAAGCTCTGGGCATCTTCTCCCTTCTCGTCGCGCTGCTGCTGCTCTTTACCTAA
- a CDS encoding F0F1 ATP synthase subunit A, with protein sequence MATDPIHQFHISKLIPIEIGGMDFSFTNSAAFMVASVAVAGAFLYLTTSSRGLVPSRMQSISEMSYEFVANMLRDAAGSHGMRFFPFVFSLFMFVLTANLLGLFPYFFTVTSHIIVTFALAMLVIGTVVVYGFMKHGLGFLKLFVPQGVPGILVPLVVLIEVISFLSRPISLSVRLFANMLAGHITLKVFAGFVTSLSALGAVGIFGAILPLIMTVAITALEFLVAFLQAYVFAVLTCMYLNDALHPSH encoded by the coding sequence GTGGCGACAGATCCGATCCATCAGTTTCATATCTCGAAATTGATTCCGATCGAAATCGGCGGGATGGATTTTTCCTTCACCAACTCCGCTGCTTTCATGGTTGCGTCGGTCGCTGTCGCCGGTGCCTTCCTCTATTTGACCACGTCGAGCCGCGGTCTCGTGCCGAGCCGCATGCAGTCGATCTCGGAGATGTCCTACGAGTTCGTGGCGAACATGCTGCGCGACGCTGCAGGCTCGCATGGCATGAGGTTCTTTCCGTTCGTCTTCTCGCTGTTCATGTTCGTCCTTACTGCGAACCTGCTCGGCCTGTTCCCCTATTTCTTCACCGTCACGAGCCACATCATCGTCACCTTCGCGTTGGCGATGTTGGTCATCGGCACGGTTGTTGTCTACGGCTTCATGAAACACGGCCTAGGCTTCCTGAAGCTCTTCGTGCCGCAGGGCGTGCCGGGTATCCTGGTGCCGCTGGTCGTCCTGATCGAGGTGATTTCGTTCCTCTCGCGCCCGATCAGCCTCTCCGTCCGTCTCTTCGCAAACATGCTGGCGGGTCACATCACGCTGAAGGTCTTTGCTGGCTTCGTCACGTCGCTGAGCGCGCTTGGCGCGGTCGGCATCTTTGGCGCCATTCTTCCGCTGATCATGACTGTGGCGATCACCGCGCTCGAGTTCCTGGTGGCGTTCCTCCAGGCCTACGTCTTCGCGGTTCTCACCTGCATGTATCTCAACGACGCTCTGCACCCCAGCCACTGA
- a CDS encoding polysaccharide deacetylase, protein MSSLVRAGAIAAFVSSSTLALAEPGQSFVKSADPQYVLISFDNSNGIAEWKRSRALADMTGARFTYFLSCVFLIPRDRRASYDPPSLPAGKSNIGFAPSRDDIAERLTQIWGARNEGHEIGSHACGHFDGKDWSKADWMSEFRSFRTTLANAYEANGLGGEPAGWRDFANFGIKGFRAPYLSTGPGLYHALAAKGLAYDASGVSREPQQPDRSGTVARFALPQIPEGPKERRVLAMDYNLFVRHSGGSERVDEGAVFEDRAYSAFMRALDKEMAGERRPLQLGFHFTMMNGGAYWRALERFAAEACIRPDVACITYSDYLGRTETAIADGDVGG, encoded by the coding sequence ATGTCCAGTCTCGTCCGCGCGGGCGCGATCGCCGCGTTCGTATCGTCCTCCACGCTGGCGCTCGCCGAGCCGGGGCAGAGCTTCGTCAAGTCCGCGGATCCCCAGTACGTGCTGATCTCCTTCGACAATTCGAACGGCATCGCCGAGTGGAAACGCAGCCGCGCCCTGGCCGACATGACGGGCGCCAGGTTCACCTATTTTCTCTCCTGCGTGTTCTTGATCCCGAGAGACAGGCGCGCGAGCTACGACCCGCCATCGCTCCCTGCAGGCAAGTCGAACATCGGCTTCGCCCCCTCGCGCGACGACATCGCCGAACGACTCACCCAGATCTGGGGGGCGCGAAACGAAGGGCACGAGATCGGCAGTCACGCCTGTGGACATTTCGACGGCAAGGACTGGAGCAAGGCCGACTGGATGTCGGAATTCCGATCCTTCCGCACGACGCTCGCCAACGCCTACGAGGCGAACGGGCTCGGCGGAGAACCCGCCGGCTGGCGTGACTTCGCCAATTTCGGCATCAAGGGGTTCCGGGCGCCCTATCTGTCGACGGGCCCTGGCCTCTACCATGCGCTTGCGGCCAAAGGGCTCGCCTATGATGCGAGCGGCGTCTCACGGGAGCCGCAGCAGCCGGACCGGTCCGGGACGGTGGCACGTTTCGCATTGCCCCAGATACCCGAAGGTCCCAAGGAGCGCCGCGTCCTGGCGATGGACTACAATCTGTTCGTCCGCCATTCGGGCGGCTCCGAGCGCGTCGACGAAGGCGCCGTCTTCGAGGACCGCGCCTACAGTGCATTCATGAGGGCGCTGGACAAGGAGATGGCCGGCGAACGCAGGCCGCTCCAGCTCGGCTTCCACTTCACCATGATGAACGGCGGCGCCTATTGGCGCGCGTTGGAGCGGTTCGCCGCCGAGGCCTGCATTCGGCCAGATGTCGCCTGCATTACCTACAGCGACTACCTGGGCAGGACCGAGACCGCTATCGCCGACGGCGACGTGGGCGGCTGA
- a CDS encoding cell wall hydrolase: protein MQRFRVARRVASALPVSRSFLSPFIVGLGIWIGFPTNAAYQDMTSMVAGLESGNARWRAFVEKSVAGSVHAAEMPFSDGDRITGSISGAGVELPGVGKVAFRGKKGTAATPDEDRVNRADKQGRVVGVVPVAPPKAFTAGSIFQRTSSLLRPTVEGDPRMAFAKPEIAGKEIQIAAAFHPKSVTPNPRVPGYLRDLVTNEKADILATAYAPAEPDYAKASPFAALLENEDPNAGRFIPPVGPGDHAWIETPLPASVFSAKEQQCLANAIYFEARGETSRGQAAVAQVVLNRVRNPAYPATICAVVYQNENLKNRCQFSFACDGIKDRVLSPWHYKRAKEIAMAVTAGKIFLPEVGSSTHYYAQYVSPGWARAMKKMTKIGLHIFYRTRGGGWS, encoded by the coding sequence GTGCAGCGATTTCGAGTGGCGCGGCGGGTGGCGTCTGCCTTGCCTGTCTCGCGATCCTTCCTCTCGCCCTTCATCGTCGGACTTGGCATCTGGATCGGCTTTCCCACGAACGCGGCCTATCAGGACATGACCAGCATGGTGGCGGGCCTCGAAAGCGGCAACGCGCGTTGGAGGGCCTTCGTCGAAAAATCCGTGGCCGGTTCTGTGCATGCAGCCGAGATGCCATTCTCCGATGGTGATCGCATCACGGGCTCCATTTCCGGGGCAGGGGTCGAATTGCCGGGCGTGGGCAAGGTCGCCTTCCGCGGCAAGAAGGGGACCGCCGCAACGCCGGACGAGGATCGCGTCAACCGCGCCGACAAGCAGGGGCGCGTCGTGGGCGTTGTGCCGGTGGCGCCGCCAAAGGCGTTCACCGCCGGCTCCATCTTCCAGCGCACCAGTTCGCTCCTGCGCCCGACCGTCGAGGGTGATCCCAGGATGGCCTTCGCCAAGCCCGAGATCGCGGGCAAGGAGATCCAGATCGCGGCGGCCTTCCATCCGAAGTCGGTCACGCCAAACCCGCGTGTGCCGGGCTACCTGCGGGACCTCGTCACCAACGAAAAGGCCGACATCCTGGCCACCGCCTATGCGCCGGCGGAACCGGACTACGCCAAGGCGTCGCCCTTCGCCGCCCTGCTCGAGAACGAGGATCCGAACGCCGGCCGCTTCATCCCTCCGGTGGGACCCGGCGACCATGCCTGGATCGAGACGCCGCTGCCGGCCTCCGTCTTCTCGGCAAAGGAGCAGCAGTGCCTGGCCAACGCGATCTACTTCGAGGCGCGCGGCGAAACGAGCCGCGGTCAGGCGGCCGTCGCCCAGGTCGTGCTCAACCGCGTCCGCAACCCGGCCTATCCGGCTACGATCTGCGCTGTCGTGTACCAGAACGAGAACCTGAAGAATCGCTGCCAGTTCTCCTTCGCCTGCGACGGCATCAAGGATCGCGTACTCAGCCCGTGGCACTACAAGCGCGCCAAGGAAATCGCCATGGCGGTGACCGCCGGCAAGATCTTCCTGCCCGAGGTCGGATCGTCGACCCACTACTATGCACAATATGTGAGTCCGGGTTGGGCGCGCGCCATGAAGAAAATGACCAAGATCGGCCTGCACATCTTCTATCGAACCCGCGGCGGCGGCTGGAGTTGA
- a CDS encoding LysR substrate-binding domain-containing protein has translation MRRLNSVHLNGLRAVESVTRLGSLQKAGDELGVSSSAVSQQVARTEAQFGRPLFTRTRTGLVPTEFGTRIAARLTAGFRELDEAIALAEEQATNTLTVSVAPAFASRFLVPRLSRFFALHPEILFRIDASTNLVDLEASGVDLAIRLGNGDWPRVQTEKLIDMDVFPICAPSIASRLQSIQDLARVHLISDISTMISWDDWFAAAGVKPVKSLEGISFTDVLLCLDAVLSGHGVMLGWQMLAGDALADGRLVEPFGVRARTGFAHYFVTPENRRVERKVSLFKRWVIEEVADATRCIAGRGQDQDRSAG, from the coding sequence ATGAGACGACTGAACTCGGTTCACCTGAACGGGCTGCGCGCCGTCGAAAGCGTGACGCGCCTCGGGTCGCTGCAAAAGGCCGGCGACGAGCTCGGCGTGTCGTCCAGCGCGGTCAGCCAGCAGGTGGCGCGGACAGAAGCGCAGTTCGGCCGGCCCCTCTTCACACGGACACGGACCGGGCTGGTTCCGACCGAATTCGGCACGCGGATCGCCGCGCGGCTGACGGCCGGCTTCCGGGAGCTGGACGAGGCCATCGCGCTGGCCGAGGAGCAGGCGACGAACACTCTGACGGTGTCGGTCGCGCCGGCCTTCGCCTCGCGCTTCCTCGTGCCGCGGCTCAGCCGCTTCTTTGCGCTTCATCCCGAAATCCTGTTCCGCATCGACGCGTCCACGAATCTGGTCGACCTGGAAGCCTCCGGCGTCGATCTCGCGATCAGGCTGGGCAATGGCGATTGGCCGCGCGTGCAGACGGAGAAGCTGATCGACATGGACGTCTTCCCGATCTGCGCGCCGTCGATCGCGAGCCGGCTTCAGTCTATCCAGGATCTGGCGCGGGTGCACCTGATCAGCGACATCAGCACCATGATCTCCTGGGACGACTGGTTCGCTGCCGCCGGCGTCAAGCCGGTCAAGAGCCTGGAGGGCATCAGCTTCACCGATGTGCTGCTGTGCCTCGACGCCGTACTGTCCGGACACGGCGTGATGCTGGGCTGGCAGATGCTGGCGGGCGACGCGCTTGCGGACGGGCGGCTCGTCGAACCGTTCGGGGTTCGCGCACGGACCGGGTTCGCGCACTACTTCGTGACGCCGGAGAACCGGCGCGTCGAGCGCAAGGTGAGCCTCTTCAAGCGATGGGTGATCGAAGAGGTGGCTGACGCCACGCGGTGCATCGCCGGGCGCGGACAGGATCAGGACCGCTCCGCCGGCTGA
- a CDS encoding NnrU family protein: protein MLILILGLIIFLGVHSVRIVAPQWREERRAAMGEGPWKGVYSLISLVGFVLIVWGFGMARSETGILYDPPVGLRHLAALLMLLAFISLGVFALPAGRLKPMLKHPMLVAVKTWAVAHLLANGETASVVLFGAFLAWAVADRISVKRRSAPLPAPGPVSYDIGAVAFGIILYLLFVWKLHLWLIGVPPLG, encoded by the coding sequence ATGCTCATTCTCATCCTCGGCCTGATCATCTTTCTCGGCGTCCATTCCGTCCGCATCGTCGCGCCGCAATGGCGCGAGGAGCGGCGCGCTGCAATGGGCGAGGGGCCGTGGAAGGGCGTCTATTCGCTCATATCGCTTGTCGGCTTCGTGCTCATCGTCTGGGGCTTTGGGATGGCGCGCTCCGAAACGGGCATCCTCTACGATCCACCGGTAGGGCTGCGCCATCTCGCCGCGCTGCTGATGCTTCTGGCCTTCATCTCGCTCGGCGTTTTCGCGCTGCCTGCGGGCCGCCTGAAACCTATGCTGAAACACCCGATGCTGGTCGCCGTGAAGACGTGGGCGGTCGCCCACCTGCTCGCCAACGGCGAGACGGCGTCGGTCGTCCTGTTCGGCGCATTCCTTGCTTGGGCGGTTGCGGACCGCATCTCGGTGAAGAGGCGGAGCGCACCGCTCCCGGCGCCCGGACCGGTCTCGTACGACATTGGCGCGGTCGCGTTCGGTATCATCCTCTACCTGCTTTTCGTATGGAAGCTGCACCTTTGGCTCATCGGCGTACCGCCGCTCGGTTAG